From Salvelinus namaycush isolate Seneca chromosome 2, SaNama_1.0, whole genome shotgun sequence, one genomic window encodes:
- the LOC120023018 gene encoding extensin-like: protein MSGRLARRAPPWRTIQTVHEPKPGGPFRQSTSPTLEDHSDSPRAPPWRTIQTVHEPHPGGPFRQSTSPTLEDHSDSPRAPPWRTIQTVHEPRPGGPFRQSMSPALEDHSDSPRAPPWRTIQTVHEPNPGGPFRQSTSPTLEDHSDSPRAPPWRTIQTVHEPHPGGPFRQSTSPTLEDHSDSPRAPPWRTIQTVHEPHPGGPFRQSTSPTLENNSDSPRAPPWRTIQTVHEPHPGAPFRQSTSPTLVDHSDSPQAPPWRTIQTVHEPHPGEQFRQSTSPTLEDHSDSPQAPPWSCIRRPTHSHSPVGPAQDCQLCRHSSSVLPLALLPDTEQASPQRAGR, encoded by the coding sequence ATGAGTGGGAGGCTGGCGAGGAGAGCCCCACCCTGGAGGACCATTCAGACAGTCCATGAGCCCAAACCTGGAGGACCATTCAGACAGTCCACGAGCCCCACCCTGGAGGACCATTCAGACAGTCCACGAGCCCCACCCTGGAGGACCATTCAGACAGTCCACGAGCCCCACCCTGGAGGACCATTCAGACAGTCCACGAGCCCCACCCTGGAGGACCATTCAGACAGTCCACGAGCCCCACCCTGGAGGACCATTCAGACAGTCCACGAGCCCCGCCCTGGAGGACCATTCAGACAGTCCATGAGCCCCGCCCTGGAGGACCATTCAGACAGTCCACGAGCCCCGCCCTGGAGGACCATTCAGACAGTCCACGAGCCCAACCCTGGAGGACCATTCAGACAGTCCACGAGCCCAACCCTGGAGGACCATTCAGACAGTCCACGAGCCCCACCCTGGAGGACCATTCAGACAGTCCACGAGCCCCACCCTGGAGGACCATTCAGACAGTCCACGAGCCCCACCCTGGAGGACCATTCAGACAGTCCACGAGCCCCACCCTGGAGGACCATTCAGACAGTCCACGAGCCCCACCCTGGAGGACCATTCAGACAGTCCACGAGCCCCACCCTGGAGAACAATTCAGACAGTCCACGAGCCCCACCCTGGAGGACCATTCAGACAGTCCACGAGCCCCACCCTGGAGCACCATTCAGACAGTCCACGAGCCCCACCCTGGTGGACCATTCAGACAGTCCACAAGCCCCACCCTGGAGGACCATTCAGACAGTCCACGAGCCCCACCCTGGAGAACAATTCAGACAGTCCACGAGCCCCACCCTGGAGGACCATTCAGACAGTCCACAAGCCCCACCCTGGAGCTGCATCAGAAGgcccactcactcacacagccCAGTGGGACCAGCCCAGGATTGTCAACTATGCAGACACTCCTCATCTGTACTTCCCCTAGCACTACTGCCAGACACAGAGCAAGCCAGCCCCCAGAGAGCTGGAAGATAA